In Anaerolineales bacterium, the following proteins share a genomic window:
- a CDS encoding ATP-dependent Clp protease proteolytic subunit, with product MVVENTGRGERAYDIYSLLLKERIIFLGTPIDDQVANVIVAQLLFLNHEDPEKEIQMYINSPGGVIYAGLAIYDTMQMISNPISTVAVGVTASFGTVLLAAGTKGRRYALPNATIHMHQPLGGAQGQATDIEIQAKQILRLKALLLGILAKHTNQPLEVIERDSDRDYYLEAKQAVEYGLVDQVLEVPEKVK from the coding sequence ATGGTTGTGGAAAATACGGGCCGCGGCGAGCGGGCGTATGACATTTACTCGCTGTTGCTCAAAGAGCGCATCATTTTTCTCGGCACGCCGATCGACGACCAAGTGGCGAACGTGATCGTGGCGCAGTTGCTGTTTTTGAATCACGAAGACCCTGAAAAAGAAATTCAGATGTACATCAATTCGCCAGGCGGCGTGATCTACGCGGGGCTGGCGATCTACGACACGATGCAGATGATCTCGAACCCGATCAGCACAGTGGCGGTCGGCGTCACCGCGTCGTTTGGGACCGTGTTGCTGGCGGCTGGCACGAAAGGCAGACGCTACGCCCTTCCGAACGCGACCATCCACATGCACCAGCCTCTCGGCGGTGCGCAAGGACAAGCGACTGACATTGAAATTCAAGCGAAACAGATCCTGCGTTTGAAAGCGTTGTTGCTCGGCATTCTTGCAAAGCACACCAACCAGCCGCTTGAAGTGATCGAGCGCGATAGCGACCGCGATTACTATCTCGAGGCGAAGCAAGCGGTTGAATATGGTTTGGTGGATCAGGTGCTTGAGGTGCCAGAGAAAGTTAAGTAG